One Dysidea avara chromosome 7, odDysAvar1.4, whole genome shotgun sequence genomic region harbors:
- the LOC136262406 gene encoding voltage-gated hydrogen channel 1-like gives MDVPQKLETSENNVDVTTSKTIDSDINDDAHSVISASSSESSDDPTKYEVDSIASSVEERLTWRGRMQVIVHGHYFHLIIVLLVVLDAMIVLFELLLDVGAFNNIECEGEDLEEQAELCHYSRESRDYCAAPVKVVPINQNGSHLCTCKFRGGKRVCRDFRSDEGVNPGLVLHGFSLAILCIFLIEIIVKLIAFRLKFFTHKFEVFDAIIVVESFILDIASLNAEANFEAFNLLIILRLWRVIRIVNGAILSAKAQSDAQLAQVRGEARKTIHILHKLQAQYTQEMNEKDRVKKILEDHKIDPVTGTKPGENSKL, from the exons ATGGATGTTCCTCAAAAACTTGAGACTTCAGAGAACAACGTAGATGTTACTACTAGTAAAACTATTGACTCTGATATAAACGATGATGCACATTCAGTGATATCTGCAAGCAGTAGCGAATCGTCAGACGATCCAACAAAGTATGAAGTGGATTCCATCGCATCTTCTGTTGAAGAAAGACTAAC ATGGAGGGGTCGGATGCAGGTCATCGTACATGGCCACTATTTTCACTTGATCATTGTTTTACTAGTAGTGCTTGATGCGATGATTGTACTCTTTGAGTTACTGTTAGACGTTGGAGCATTTA ATAACATCGAGTGTGAAGGTGAAGACTTAGAAGAACAAGCTGAGCTGTGCCACTATAGCAGAGAGTCGAGAGATTACTGTGCAGCCCCTGTTAAAGTTGTTCCCATTAACCAAAATGGAAGTCATTTATGTACTTGCAAATTCCGGGGTGGCAAAAGAGTATGCCGTGATT TTAGATCAGATGAAGGTGTTAATCCTGGTTTGGTACTCCATGGATTTAGTTTAGCTATTCTGTGCATCTTTCTTATTGAG ATTATTGTTAAACTAATTGCATTTCGGCTTAAATTTTTTACTCATAAGTTTGAG GTGTTTGATGCTATTATAGTAGTGGAGTCATTCATCTTGGATATCGCCTCACT GAATGCTGAAGCAAACTTTGAAGCCTTTAACCTCCTGATTATACTGAGGTTGTGGCGTGTGATACGTATTGTGAAcg GTGCAATCTTGTCAGCCAAAGCTCAGTCGGATGCACAACTGGCACAAGTACGAGGTGAAGCTCGCAAGACTATTCATATTCTCCACAAATTACAAGCTCAGTATACACAAGAAATG AATGAGAAGGATCGGGTCAAGAAAATACTGGAAGATCATAAAATTGATCCTGTTACTGGAACCAAACCGGGTGAAAATAGCAAACTGTGA